In Formosa haliotis, the sequence CCAATCATAAAATGGTCGATACTAGGAAATCGTTCTTTAAGGGTGTTAAAGGCAGAGACACTAGTAATATCGCCATTATAATACACCTTATGTTTTGTATTGTTTATGCAAGTTTCAAAAGCATCTAAATCTACAGAACCTTTGTATAGCTGTTTTCCAATACGGGCGTGAATGGCAATGTTTTTAAGTGGATATTTATCTAATATAGGAAATGCTTCAAGAATTTCTTCGGCATTTTCGTAACCCATTCGCATTTTCATAGATACTAATATATCGGTTTCGTTATGTGCTCTATGTAACACTTCATCAATCCGGGATGGGTTACAAATTAATCCAGACCCCATTCCAGATTTTGTAACCATGGGGTAAGGGCAACCTAAATTCCAATTCAGTTCTTTATAGCCTAAACTTTGTACGTAGTTGGCAACAAAAATAAACTCGTCTGGATTGTTAGTTATAACTTGTGGAATGACTTCTAATGTGGTATTGTTTTCTGGTAATAAATCGTTTTGGTACGATTGCTTAACTTTCAGTTTTCCATCAAGTCTAATATAAGGAGCATAAAACGTGTCTATACCGCCAAAATAATGGTTAAACGCATTTCGGAATCTAAAATCTGTAAATCCCTGTAGGGGCGATGAAAGTAGGGTAGAAGCCATGTTTAAATTTAAATAGGGCAAAGATACGTTAATTGATTGAGGACCACTTGACCATTCTTGTAATATTGTTTTAACCTTAATATTAAAGAGACCTGTTGGTGTAAAACGTTTAATTTGCCCTATCTAAAATAGAATCTGTATTAGTTATTATTCAATAAGTGAAAAAGTAAAAAATCTATTTCTTGAAATCTGCTTCTGTTAAATTGTTGTTGAATTTTATATCGGTCCAATTTACATGAATCCAAGGATCGTTAGATACCTCGGCATCCCAATTGGAGGCTTTATATTTACGTTTAGTAGGTATTAAAAGACCGTCGATATTTTCGTATTCCATTTTCATTAATAAAGGGTCCATTTTATTAAAGTCGACCACCGTGAAAAGGAATTGGTCTACAAGGGTGGTTTCCTTATTAATATAGATCTGATAAATGTCTTTTGGTGTGTTGTCTTCAGATTCAAAAGTAATCTTTACAATGTCGTATTTTATATCGTCAATTGTTTTCTCTCCAATATATTCGTAAATCACTCCTTCATCTAATAATTTAGGCATCATGGTAAACCAGTAAAAATTTGTAGGTCTGTTAAATGCAACGGCCTTTAAAAGTGCGTCATCATTTACAATAGTACCATTATGCTTTAGCCAGAATTCTTGGCCATCATAACCTTGTTCAATTAAGCCTTCTAACTGTGGTAATGTGCGTTCGTGTTTTTTGTAGGCGCCATAAGACAGCTCCCCCGAAAAAATGTATTTTTCTTTAGAAATATCCGTTTTTCCATCTGGAGTTTTATAGGTATACGTATATATAACGTCTTTTTTCTCTCGTAGTTTTTTGTAATTTCCAACATGCTGTACCATATTATAAACCAATTCGTGTGCGTTGTTCTTAAATTCGGGAGTAGATGCTTGAGTAGTCTCTACAGGAGTCTCTTTTTTAGGAGCAGCTTGTTTGTCGTTTTTACACGACCAAATAAATAGGCTTAACATTGCGACTACTAATACTTTAATTTTCATAGGTTTTTTAGTTTAATTGTTTTGAAATTTTTACTTCTG encodes:
- a CDS encoding DUF6503 family protein, whose amino-acid sequence is MKIKVLVVAMLSLFIWSCKNDKQAAPKKETPVETTQASTPEFKNNAHELVYNMVQHVGNYKKLREKKDVIYTYTYKTPDGKTDISKEKYIFSGELSYGAYKKHERTLPQLEGLIEQGYDGQEFWLKHNGTIVNDDALLKAVAFNRPTNFYWFTMMPKLLDEGVIYEYIGEKTIDDIKYDIVKITFESEDNTPKDIYQIYINKETTLVDQFLFTVVDFNKMDPLLMKMEYENIDGLLIPTKRKYKASNWDAEVSNDPWIHVNWTDIKFNNNLTEADFKK
- a CDS encoding tRNA dihydrouridine synthase, translating into MASTLLSSPLQGFTDFRFRNAFNHYFGGIDTFYAPYIRLDGKLKVKQSYQNDLLPENNTTLEVIPQVITNNPDEFIFVANYVQSLGYKELNWNLGCPYPMVTKSGMGSGLICNPSRIDEVLHRAHNETDILVSMKMRMGYENAEEILEAFPILDKYPLKNIAIHARIGKQLYKGSVDLDAFETCINNTKHKVYYNGDITSVSAFNTLKERFPSIDHFMIGRGLIADPFLPSMIKNNTTEYPEDRWTIFSEFHDTIYQQYDAYLSGPTPIKMKMLGFWDYFSKSTSNPQKTYKAIKKATNPIKYRQAVEQIISAEKKIKTTA